The Thiohalophilus sp. genome has a window encoding:
- a CDS encoding class I SAM-dependent methyltransferase — MERIPEPELMDEAEQARAYAWADFDAPHQFFIDCFQQRFTNPTLHGNILDLGCGPADISVRFARAYPHCHIDGVDGAEAMLREGRQRLTQEQLTERIHLYRVKLPRDTIPLPAYDVIISNSLLHHLHDPQVLWQAVIQHGRPGTPVFVMDLQRPASAREARELMEQYAANEPPILQRDFYHSLCAAFTPEEVRQQLHQAGLDYLEVKSVSDRHLVVQGHLGE; from the coding sequence ATGGAGCGTATCCCCGAACCGGAGCTGATGGACGAAGCGGAACAGGCCCGTGCCTATGCCTGGGCCGACTTCGACGCCCCGCACCAGTTTTTCATCGACTGTTTTCAGCAGCGTTTTACCAACCCGACCCTGCATGGCAACATCCTGGATCTGGGCTGCGGTCCGGCCGATATCAGCGTACGCTTTGCACGGGCCTACCCGCACTGCCATATTGACGGCGTCGACGGCGCCGAAGCGATGTTGCGGGAGGGTCGCCAGCGCCTGACGCAGGAACAGCTCACCGAGCGCATTCACCTGTATCGGGTCAAGCTGCCACGGGACACCATTCCCCTGCCCGCTTACGATGTCATTATCAGTAACAGCCTGCTGCATCACCTGCACGACCCGCAGGTGCTCTGGCAGGCCGTCATACAACACGGCCGCCCCGGCACACCGGTATTTGTCATGGACCTGCAGCGTCCCGCCAGCGCCCGGGAGGCACGCGAGCTGATGGAGCAGTATGCCGCGAATGAGCCGCCCATCCTGCAACGCGATTTTTATCACTCGTTGTGTGCCGCCTTTACGCCGGAAGAGGTGCGCCAGCAGTTACACCAGGCCGGACTCGATTATCTCGAGGTGAAAAGCGTCAGCGACCGGCATCTGGTGGTACAGGGCCACCTGGGCGAGTAG
- a CDS encoding sensor histidine kinase: MRIRTNIFIWVFFATVVPLTGLMLGATYYSQNAYQQVVSRDVLTSLESVAHELERHLQDNQELALGMSRAPAVQEFLPVLVGQASGRIPPQGRLLRSRLNHYFEGFQTILPGTFYLRLLDVNGNSLVKVSHNMRSVPTYESLSGLAYVEQEINSEAFVQRLHELVPNQAHALELPHNQFNDTLDQTFPLLDYVVPLYHDEQWVGALTVTLGGRNLDRILDNASRLYRGELFVVENNPDRPEHHGRILYDKGNDIRFTQIRSESVQVADQYNDRMLTEVVDSTSGLYLSDDEQFHNYYVELNPYPDRLISWVLTSYINSDVITSPYAVIRIAIALLGVAALIITLLLTDIGVRKVAQPVCRLAGRLKAYANGDHAQRAEEKQAIDEIGALAQAFNYLADTLDTAREQRDRAEHMMLQSNKLASIGQMAAGIGHEINNPLNNVLSYAKLLQRTLEKTEYGDAQTRQRLLDDLNALRDEALRASDIVRGILNFARQVPPQYSHFEVRPWLENTLALVRQAAKSKRVELQLECDYDGELEGDRSQLQQALINLLLNAIQASPADGLVTIRCQSEEQQLRLTICDQGEGIDVQKLDNIFDPFFSTKPEGEGSGLGLSISLGIIEYHNGSLHIDNNPQAGVTATVMLPLRAATANHNAIAHG; encoded by the coding sequence TTGCGTATACGGACCAACATTTTTATCTGGGTGTTCTTTGCCACGGTGGTGCCGCTGACCGGCCTGATGCTGGGTGCCACCTATTACAGCCAGAATGCCTATCAACAGGTCGTATCGCGGGATGTACTGACCAGCCTGGAGAGTGTTGCCCACGAACTGGAACGCCATCTGCAGGATAACCAGGAACTGGCGCTGGGCATGTCGCGCGCGCCGGCGGTGCAGGAATTCCTGCCGGTGCTGGTCGGGCAGGCCTCGGGCCGGATCCCGCCGCAAGGCCGGTTGCTGCGTTCGCGGCTCAACCACTATTTCGAAGGTTTTCAGACCATCCTGCCCGGCACGTTTTATCTGCGCCTGCTGGATGTCAACGGCAACAGCCTGGTCAAGGTCAGTCACAACATGCGCAGCGTGCCAACCTATGAAAGCCTTTCCGGGCTGGCCTACGTGGAACAGGAGATCAATTCCGAGGCGTTTGTGCAACGACTGCACGAACTGGTTCCGAACCAGGCCCATGCGCTGGAATTACCCCACAACCAGTTCAATGACACCCTGGATCAAACCTTTCCCCTGCTCGATTATGTCGTGCCGCTTTATCATGACGAGCAGTGGGTGGGCGCCCTGACGGTCACCCTGGGCGGACGTAATCTGGATCGGATTCTGGATAACGCCTCGCGCCTGTACCGGGGCGAACTGTTTGTGGTGGAAAACAACCCTGATCGACCGGAACACCACGGGCGGATTCTGTACGACAAGGGCAATGATATCCGTTTCACCCAGATCCGTTCCGAATCAGTACAGGTTGCCGACCAGTATAACGATCGGATGCTGACCGAGGTGGTGGACAGTACCAGCGGACTGTATCTGAGCGACGATGAACAGTTTCATAACTATTATGTTGAGCTCAACCCCTATCCCGATCGCCTGATCAGCTGGGTTCTGACCTCGTACATCAACTCGGACGTGATCACCTCGCCCTATGCCGTCATTCGTATCGCCATTGCTCTGCTGGGGGTGGCCGCGCTGATCATTACCCTGTTGCTCACCGACATTGGCGTGCGCAAGGTGGCGCAGCCGGTCTGTCGCCTCGCCGGGCGACTCAAGGCTTATGCCAACGGGGATCATGCCCAGCGGGCCGAGGAGAAACAGGCTATCGATGAGATCGGGGCACTGGCTCAAGCCTTCAACTATCTGGCCGATACGCTTGATACAGCCCGCGAGCAGCGGGATCGCGCCGAGCACATGATGTTGCAGAGCAACAAACTGGCCAGTATTGGCCAGATGGCGGCCGGAATCGGGCACGAGATCAACAACCCGCTGAACAATGTGCTTTCCTACGCCAAGCTGTTACAACGTACACTGGAAAAAACGGAATACGGCGATGCACAAACCCGTCAACGTTTACTGGATGATCTGAATGCCTTGCGTGACGAGGCGCTGCGCGCCTCGGATATCGTGCGCGGAATTCTCAACTTTGCCCGCCAGGTACCGCCGCAATACAGTCATTTCGAGGTCCGGCCGTGGCTGGAGAATACCCTGGCGCTGGTTCGACAGGCCGCCAAAAGCAAGCGCGTGGAGCTGCAGCTGGAGTGTGACTATGACGGCGAACTTGAAGGGGATCGCAGCCAGTTGCAACAGGCCCTGATTAATCTGTTACTGAACGCCATACAGGCCAGCCCGGCTGACGGGCTGGTGACTATCCGCTGCCAGAGCGAGGAACAGCAATTGCGACTGACCATTTGTGACCAGGGTGAAGGGATTGACGTCCAGAAGCTGGATAATATTTTCGACCCCTTCTTCAGCACCAAGCCCGAGGGCGAGGGCAGCGGTCTGGGACTGTCGATCAGCCTCGGGATCATCGAATATCATAACGGCAGTCTGCATATCGACAACAACCCGCAAGCCGGTGTCACTGCCACGGTGATGCTGCCGCTGCGGGCCGCCACCGCCAACCACAACGCGATCGCTCATGGATAA
- a CDS encoding CoA-binding protein encodes MAFTNPSLEEIRALLGTIRHIAVVGLSPKPNRPSHQVASALQQFGYHIIPVRPAVDDVLGETAYANLADAPGPIDLVDVFRAPDQIAPIIDACIELKLPAIWLQDGVINETEAQRARDAGLTVIMDRCIYRDYMNLMR; translated from the coding sequence ATGGCCTTCACCAACCCCAGCCTTGAGGAAATCCGTGCCCTGCTCGGCACGATCCGGCACATTGCGGTGGTCGGTCTTTCTCCCAAACCAAACCGGCCCAGTCACCAGGTGGCCAGCGCGCTGCAACAGTTCGGCTACCACATTATTCCGGTCCGCCCGGCGGTGGACGACGTCCTCGGCGAGACAGCCTACGCAAACCTCGCCGACGCCCCCGGCCCCATCGATCTGGTCGACGTGTTCCGCGCCCCGGACCAGATCGCGCCGATCATCGACGCCTGCATCGAACTCAAACTGCCGGCCATCTGGCTGCAGGACGGCGTGATCAACGAAACCGAAGCCCAACGCGCCCGCGACGCCGGCCTCACTGTGATCATGGACCGCTGCATCTACCGCGACTATATGAATCTGATGCGTTAA
- the lysA gene encoding diaminopimelate decarboxylase has translation MDHFNYRNGELYAEQVPVAAIAAQHGTPCYVYSRATLERHWQAFDQALGDHPHLVCYAVKANANLAVLNLFARLGSGFDIVSQGELERVLAAGGDPAKVVFSGVGKRPDEMRRALEVGIHCFNVESESELRRLNQIAGELNLSAPVSLRVNPDVDARTHPYISTGLKENKFGIGIDQAPDVYARAADLAHITVVGIDCHIGSQLTETEPFLDALSRVLLLVDQLEQDGIPIEHLDLGGGLGIRYHEETPPEPGDYAAALRELLADRPQTILLEPGRAIAGNAGILVTQIEYLKQTPDKNFAIVDAAMNDLMRPALYNAWQEIIPVNTEPHGDPRYYDVVGPVCETGDFLGKDRALSVAEGDLLAVRSCGAYGFSMSSNYNTRPRAAEIMVDGDQIHVVRERESLAELYAGEATLP, from the coding sequence ATGGATCATTTCAATTATCGCAACGGCGAGCTGTACGCCGAACAGGTGCCGGTGGCCGCAATTGCCGCGCAACACGGCACGCCCTGTTATGTCTATTCCCGCGCCACACTGGAGCGCCACTGGCAGGCCTTCGACCAGGCCCTGGGCGATCATCCACACCTGGTCTGTTACGCGGTCAAGGCCAATGCCAACCTGGCGGTGCTCAACCTGTTCGCGCGCCTGGGTTCCGGCTTCGATATCGTCTCCCAGGGCGAGCTGGAACGGGTGCTGGCCGCCGGCGGCGATCCGGCCAAAGTGGTCTTCTCCGGTGTCGGCAAACGGCCCGATGAGATGCGCCGTGCGCTGGAAGTGGGCATTCACTGTTTTAACGTGGAGTCCGAATCCGAGCTGCGGCGTCTCAACCAGATCGCCGGCGAACTGAACCTCAGCGCGCCGGTGTCGTTGCGGGTCAATCCGGATGTGGACGCCCGAACCCATCCCTATATTTCCACCGGCCTCAAGGAGAACAAGTTCGGTATCGGCATCGATCAGGCGCCGGACGTCTATGCCCGCGCCGCCGATCTGGCGCACATCACCGTTGTCGGCATCGATTGTCATATCGGTTCGCAACTGACCGAGACCGAACCGTTTCTGGATGCGCTGAGCCGGGTGCTGTTGCTGGTGGATCAGCTGGAGCAGGACGGTATCCCGATCGAACACCTGGATCTGGGCGGCGGTCTGGGGATCCGTTATCACGAGGAGACACCGCCGGAGCCGGGCGATTATGCCGCGGCCCTGCGCGAACTGCTGGCCGACCGGCCGCAAACCATTTTACTGGAACCGGGACGGGCCATCGCCGGCAATGCCGGTATTCTGGTCACACAGATCGAATACCTCAAGCAAACCCCGGACAAGAACTTCGCCATTGTCGATGCGGCGATGAACGATCTGATGCGCCCGGCCCTGTACAACGCCTGGCAGGAGATCATCCCGGTCAACACCGAACCCCACGGCGATCCCCGTTATTATGACGTGGTCGGACCGGTTTGCGAGACCGGCGACTTCCTCGGCAAGGATCGCGCCCTGTCGGTCGCCGAAGGCGACTTGCTGGCGGTGCGCTCCTGTGGCGCCTATGGTTTTTCCATGAGTTCCAATTACAACACCCGGCCGCGCGCCGCCGAGATCATGGTCGATGGCGATCAGATCCATGTAGTACGCGAACGTGAATCGCTGGCCGAGCTGTATGCCGGCGAAGCCACCCTGCCCTGA
- a CDS encoding DUF484 family protein, with translation MSNRQENPLAVDKEFEREVVRYLRDNPDFFERHLDLLADMVLPHQPQGAVSLIERQVSVLRDQKQQLKQRLQELTDYARQNEDLSTRLNKLILDLLDTDDFDSLLGLIQERLKSDFEADAVVIRLFNSGAPILKAHPDIMDWSEPALGAFEKVIDGRKPVCGPLKPGQLDALFNDYADVVRSAALIPLVESESSKQCIGLLAIGSQDPQRFRANMGTLFLSHLSHVLTRILKLHLGS, from the coding sequence ATGAGCAATCGCCAGGAAAACCCGCTTGCCGTGGACAAGGAGTTCGAGCGCGAGGTGGTGCGCTACCTGCGCGACAATCCCGATTTTTTCGAGCGCCATCTGGACCTGCTGGCGGACATGGTGCTGCCGCATCAGCCGCAGGGTGCCGTCTCCCTGATCGAGCGCCAGGTCTCGGTGCTGCGCGATCAAAAGCAGCAGCTCAAGCAACGCCTCCAGGAACTGACCGATTACGCCCGGCAAAACGAGGATCTCAGTACCCGGCTGAACAAGCTGATTCTGGATCTGCTGGATACCGATGACTTCGACAGCCTGCTGGGCCTGATCCAGGAGCGCCTCAAGTCCGACTTCGAGGCCGACGCGGTAGTGATTCGCCTGTTCAACTCCGGTGCGCCGATCCTCAAGGCCCATCCCGATATCATGGACTGGAGCGAACCGGCACTCGGTGCCTTTGAAAAAGTGATCGACGGCCGCAAACCGGTCTGCGGCCCCCTCAAACCGGGCCAACTCGATGCCCTGTTTAACGATTATGCCGACGTGGTGCGTTCCGCCGCGCTGATTCCGCTGGTGGAAAGCGAATCCAGCAAACAGTGTATCGGCCTGCTCGCCATCGGCAGCCAGGATCCACAACGCTTTCGCGCCAATATGGGGACCCTGTTCCTGTCTCATCTGAGCCACGTGCTCACCCGGATTCTGAAGCTCCATCTGGGCTCATGA
- the xerC gene encoding tyrosine recombinase XerC, whose translation MNTSAQQAVQDYLAKLQNERQVSPHTLSNYQRDLQQLAAFCAAHDLTDWSQLDSQHVRQYVAQRHRNGLGARSLQRALSAMRGFFDFLIRAGRLNHNPARDIQAPKIKRKLPHTLDVDKTAALLDLQGKDPLVIRDRAILELFYSSGLRLAELVQLDRSQLDLAEAQVSLHGKGNKSRIVPVGRQALAALQAWLVVRQAIPLQDEQALFVSRQGRRISGRNIQKRLREWAQRQGIDVPVHPHMLRHSFASHLLESSGDLRAVQELLGHSDISTTQIYTHLDFQHLARVYDQAHPRARKKRRD comes from the coding sequence ATGAACACCAGCGCACAGCAAGCCGTGCAGGATTATCTGGCCAAGCTGCAAAACGAACGCCAGGTTTCTCCCCACACCCTCAGCAATTACCAGCGCGATCTGCAACAACTCGCCGCGTTTTGTGCCGCGCACGATCTGACTGACTGGTCGCAACTGGATAGCCAGCATGTTCGTCAATATGTGGCACAACGCCATCGCAACGGCCTGGGCGCCCGCAGCCTGCAGCGGGCCCTGTCGGCCATGCGCGGGTTTTTTGATTTTCTGATCCGCGCGGGCCGACTCAACCATAACCCGGCCCGCGACATCCAGGCGCCGAAGATCAAACGCAAGCTGCCGCACACCCTGGACGTGGACAAGACCGCCGCGCTGCTGGATCTGCAGGGCAAGGATCCCCTGGTCATCCGCGATCGCGCCATTCTGGAACTGTTTTACTCCTCGGGGCTGCGCCTGGCCGAACTGGTGCAACTGGATCGATCCCAGCTGGATCTGGCCGAGGCGCAGGTGAGCCTGCACGGCAAGGGTAACAAAAGCCGCATCGTCCCCGTTGGCCGGCAGGCATTGGCGGCGTTGCAGGCCTGGCTCGTCGTCCGCCAGGCTATCCCCTTGCAAGATGAACAGGCTTTGTTTGTCAGTCGCCAGGGGCGGCGGATCTCCGGGCGCAATATTCAAAAACGCCTGCGCGAATGGGCGCAGCGCCAGGGTATCGATGTCCCGGTTCATCCCCACATGCTGCGTCACTCCTTTGCCAGCCATCTGCTCGAATCGAGCGGCGATCTGCGCGCGGTGCAGGAACTGCTCGGCCACTCGGACATCAGCACCACCCAGATCTATACCCATCTCGATTTCCAGCATCTTGCCAGGGTCTATGATCAGGCCCATCCCCGGGCGCGCAAGAAGCGGCGTGACTGA
- the dapF gene encoding diaminopimelate epimerase, with the protein MPLRFTKMHGLGNDFVVFDAINQVVDLSREQIRQLADRRFGIGCDQLLLVEPPREADVDFTYRIFNADGGEVEQCGNGARCFARFVRDKGLIDRDTIEVATAAGRMTLQIEPDGQVTVNMGVPHFAPADVPFEAQAPADRYDLQVGDQTLSIGVVALGNPHAVLEVDNIDTAPVRQLGPKIESHPRFPRRVNAGFMQILDAGHIRLRVYERGAGETLACGSGACAAVVVGRQQGRLGDMVEVALPGGALHIQWQGGNAPVLMTGPATTVFEGNIQVQG; encoded by the coding sequence ATGCCCTTACGGTTTACCAAAATGCACGGCCTGGGCAATGACTTCGTAGTCTTCGATGCCATAAATCAGGTGGTTGATCTGAGTCGCGAGCAGATCCGCCAGCTGGCGGATCGCCGCTTCGGCATCGGCTGTGATCAGCTGTTGCTGGTGGAGCCGCCGCGCGAGGCGGACGTCGATTTTACCTACCGGATATTCAACGCCGACGGCGGCGAGGTGGAACAGTGTGGCAACGGCGCGCGCTGCTTTGCCCGCTTCGTGCGCGACAAGGGCCTGATCGATCGCGACACCATCGAGGTGGCTACCGCCGCCGGGCGCATGACCCTGCAGATCGAGCCCGACGGGCAGGTGACCGTGAATATGGGCGTGCCACACTTTGCGCCGGCGGATGTGCCGTTTGAGGCACAAGCCCCCGCCGATCGCTACGATCTGCAGGTGGGGGATCAAACCCTCAGTATTGGTGTCGTTGCGCTGGGCAATCCGCATGCGGTGCTTGAAGTAGACAATATTGACACCGCCCCGGTCAGGCAACTGGGCCCGAAAATCGAGTCCCACCCCCGTTTTCCCCGGCGGGTGAATGCCGGGTTTATGCAGATACTCGATGCCGGCCATATCCGCCTGCGGGTCTACGAGCGCGGCGCCGGCGAGACCCTGGCCTGCGGCAGCGGCGCCTGCGCGGCGGTGGTTGTGGGTCGCCAACAGGGCCGACTTGGTGATATGGTTGAGGTCGCCCTGCCCGGCGGGGCCCTGCATATCCAGTGGCAGGGAGGGAATGCACCCGTACTGATGACCGGCCCGGCAACAACGGTGTTTGAAGGCAACATCCAGGTTCAGGGGTAA
- a CDS encoding metal ABC transporter permease: MKSDDLMLQLGIILPALLAGMLILSTHVPLGREVLQRGIIFLDLAIAQMAALGLIIAHFIGLEAHGALINQLVAVSAAVVGASLLYQVRHAPAAIQEALIGILFMLAATGSILLLAKDPHGGERLREVLVGQILWVEYSDLIATAIIYAVILALWFGWRERLGSYGFYPVFAVTITLSTQLVGVYLVFASLIIPALASLHWRRPGLAAYAIGVTGYFVGLLCSALFDLPSGAMIAWGLGIAGGLFYLLSRKQRAR; the protein is encoded by the coding sequence GTGAAATCTGATGATCTGATGTTGCAACTTGGCATCATCCTGCCGGCCTTGCTGGCCGGTATGTTGATCCTGAGTACCCATGTCCCGCTCGGCCGGGAAGTCCTGCAACGGGGCATCATCTTCCTGGATCTGGCCATTGCCCAGATGGCGGCGCTGGGACTGATCATCGCGCATTTTATCGGGCTGGAAGCGCACGGGGCATTGATCAATCAGCTGGTGGCGGTCAGCGCCGCCGTGGTTGGTGCCAGTTTGTTGTACCAGGTACGCCATGCCCCCGCTGCGATTCAGGAGGCCCTGATCGGCATCCTGTTCATGCTGGCGGCGACGGGCAGTATTCTGTTGCTGGCCAAGGATCCGCATGGTGGAGAGCGATTGCGTGAAGTACTGGTCGGACAGATCCTGTGGGTGGAATACAGCGACCTGATCGCCACCGCGATCATCTATGCCGTGATCCTGGCGCTCTGGTTCGGTTGGCGGGAGAGGCTTGGCAGCTACGGCTTTTATCCCGTTTTTGCCGTGACCATTACCCTCTCCACGCAACTGGTGGGTGTCTATCTGGTGTTTGCCAGTTTGATCATTCCGGCGCTGGCCTCTCTGCACTGGCGTCGACCGGGTCTGGCGGCCTACGCTATCGGTGTGACCGGGTATTTTGTGGGGCTGCTGTGCTCAGCATTATTTGATCTGCCTTCGGGGGCCATGATTGCCTGGGGACTGGGAATAGCCGGCGGGTTGTTTTATCTGCTGAGCCGAAAACAGCGGGCGCGATAA
- a CDS encoding DUF2797 domain-containing protein yields MEIIGNIRKLTTHLSDPVDYQLPIGDQQLAMSPLFGRAIQLQFLGEIHCIECGRKTSKSFNQGYCYPCFRSLAQCDSCIVKPEQCHYFEGTCREPEWAAQHCLRDHYVYLANSSGIKVGITRGSQIPTRWMDQGASQALPIMRVKNRLISGLAEVILKQHVADKTAWQRMLKGEPEFVDLATRRDELFEQCRNELNQLAAQQGEDSLSLLTDETVVDIRYPVTAYPQKITSLNFDKTPLIEGVLQGIKGQYLILSSGVLNLRKFSGYKLQLTSP; encoded by the coding sequence ATGGAAATTATCGGTAATATTCGCAAGCTCACCACGCACCTGTCTGATCCGGTCGATTACCAGCTACCCATCGGGGATCAACAGCTGGCAATGAGCCCCTTGTTTGGCCGGGCCATCCAATTGCAGTTCCTCGGCGAGATTCACTGTATCGAATGCGGTCGCAAGACCAGCAAAAGCTTCAACCAGGGCTATTGTTATCCCTGCTTCCGCTCCCTGGCCCAGTGCGACAGCTGCATCGTCAAGCCCGAGCAATGCCACTATTTCGAAGGGACCTGCCGCGAGCCGGAATGGGCCGCGCAGCACTGTCTGCGGGACCATTATGTCTATCTGGCCAATTCGTCGGGCATCAAGGTGGGGATTACCCGGGGCAGCCAGATCCCGACCCGCTGGATGGACCAGGGGGCTTCTCAGGCACTGCCGATCATGCGGGTTAAAAACCGCCTGATCTCCGGTCTGGCGGAAGTGATTCTCAAGCAACACGTGGCGGACAAGACCGCCTGGCAGCGAATGCTCAAGGGCGAACCCGAGTTCGTCGATCTGGCGACGCGCCGGGATGAGCTGTTCGAACAATGCCGTAATGAACTGAATCAGCTGGCGGCGCAACAAGGTGAGGATAGCCTGAGCCTGTTGACCGATGAGACCGTGGTGGACATCCGCTATCCGGTCACCGCTTATCCGCAGAAGATCACTTCCCTGAACTTCGACAAAACCCCACTCATTGAAGGTGTGCTACAGGGAATCAAGGGGCAATATCTGATTTTAAGCAGCGGCGTCTTGAACCTGCGCAAGTTTTCGGGTTATAAGCTGCAGCTGACCTCTCCATGA
- a CDS encoding PA2779 family protein, whose amino-acid sequence MYLLRKFRKGFSLFILTTMLSLGITAPGYAAMLGTNDILAGDSLQQERAHVKEVLQRDEVRDQLVALGVDPADAIERVDAMTEQEIRMLAGQLEELPAGASALGLLAFVLVVLLITDLLNLTNVYNI is encoded by the coding sequence ATGTATCTGCTCCGCAAATTTCGTAAGGGCTTTAGTCTGTTCATTCTTACCACTATGCTGTCACTGGGGATCACGGCACCCGGTTACGCAGCCATGCTCGGTACCAATGACATTCTCGCTGGCGACAGCCTCCAGCAGGAACGGGCGCACGTAAAAGAAGTACTCCAGCGGGACGAAGTCCGGGACCAGTTGGTCGCGCTTGGTGTCGATCCGGCCGATGCGATCGAACGAGTTGATGCCATGACCGAACAGGAGATCCGGATGTTGGCCGGTCAGCTTGAGGAACTGCCTGCCGGCGCAAGCGCGCTGGGACTGCTCGCCTTTGTGCTGGTCGTTCTGTTGATTACCGATCTGCTTAACCTGACCAACGTCTACAATATCTGA
- a CDS encoding PA2778 family cysteine peptidase, whose protein sequence is MILTGLLPGGCAGTPQSDRLLESAPADLNPVVELTDVPFHPQEAYQCGPASLAMLANWQAVDITPQELTPKLYIPGKKGSLQIELLSNTRQLGLIPYVLKPELHDLLREVEAGNPVLVFQNLALDWYPRWHYAVLIGYDLNADTIILRSGTDQRRLNTLAQFERTWQRADRWAMLALQPGQLPATVEYWRYLRTLASMEQVNRHGPAAAGYRAGLQQWPEDVRLLMGLANSQYAQGQTAATMTTLHQLLDARPDYAPAHNNLAHLYLQQGRLTRAEQHARRAVALGGEHLGTYQQTLEEILQRQQLE, encoded by the coding sequence TTGATCCTGACGGGTTTGCTGCCTGGCGGCTGTGCCGGAACACCGCAAAGCGATCGCCTGCTCGAGTCCGCTCCGGCCGACCTCAACCCGGTGGTGGAACTGACTGACGTCCCGTTTCATCCCCAGGAAGCCTATCAGTGTGGTCCCGCCTCACTGGCCATGCTTGCCAACTGGCAGGCTGTCGATATCACACCGCAGGAACTGACCCCGAAACTCTATATTCCCGGCAAAAAAGGCAGTCTGCAGATAGAACTGCTCAGCAATACCCGCCAACTGGGGCTGATCCCTTATGTCCTGAAACCCGAACTGCACGATCTGCTGCGCGAGGTCGAGGCAGGCAATCCGGTGCTGGTATTCCAGAATCTGGCCCTGGACTGGTATCCCCGCTGGCATTATGCGGTGCTGATCGGTTATGACCTCAATGCCGATACGATCATCCTGCGTTCGGGGACCGATCAACGACGTCTCAATACCCTGGCCCAGTTCGAACGCACCTGGCAGCGGGCCGATCGCTGGGCCATGCTGGCACTTCAACCGGGACAACTGCCGGCCACGGTGGAATACTGGCGTTATCTGCGCACCCTCGCCAGCATGGAACAGGTGAACCGACACGGGCCGGCGGCAGCGGGATACCGCGCCGGGTTGCAACAGTGGCCGGAGGATGTGCGCCTGCTGATGGGGCTGGCTAACAGTCAGTATGCACAGGGTCAAACCGCCGCAACGATGACGACCTTGCACCAATTACTCGATGCCCGACCCGATTATGCGCCCGCGCATAACAATCTGGCACACCTCTATTTGCAGCAAGGACGATTAACCCGGGCCGAACAACATGCCCGGCGCGCTGTGGCACTGGGCGGCGAACACCTCGGGACGTATCAACAAACGCTTGAGGAAATTCTTCAACGTCAACAGCTGGAGTAA
- the lptM gene encoding LPS translocon maturation chaperone LptM — translation MRFCWPQTLFILLVIVLGVGSMLAGCGKKGPLYLPDEQQQTRQDS, via the coding sequence ATGCGCTTCTGCTGGCCACAAACCCTGTTTATCCTTCTGGTTATTGTCCTGGGCGTTGGCAGCATGCTCGCCGGCTGCGGCAAGAAAGGTCCCCTCTACCTGCCCGACGAACAACAACAAACCCGACAGGATTCCTGA